One region of Baekduia soli genomic DNA includes:
- a CDS encoding glycoside hydrolase 5 family protein, whose protein sequence is MLRDALTRAALAAALLLACAAPAAHASTRAPMYADAGTAGVDDGTRDATLARLDGLGVRALRVTLVWAAVAPDAGSAVRPAFDAADPGAYDWGGYGRLIDAARARGWHVLVTFSAPVPRWATAARADQVTRPSPVEFGAFATAAGRRFGDAVDAWGLWNEPNHPHFLMPQLVHGRPASPALYRALHVAGVRGLEAAGQAADVMLAGETAPGGDRRRSVPPLQFLRGVLCTGCSRLRIDGWGHHPYANRSGPFYVPPDRDNVTIGVLRRLEVALDRAGRRGLRVWVTEYGVQSTPDRLIGVPLAQQAEFASLSERLLRADPRVAATAQYLLVDDAALSGFQTGLLTAAGVPKPSYDAFRLPLSARRSGRTVLLWGLVRPADGATSVQVLARDRGAAHSTVVARRPTDASGAWTARLPDRPGRTWRVRWTAPDGATYAGPPTRAYG, encoded by the coding sequence ATGCTCCGAGACGCCCTCACCCGGGCGGCGCTGGCCGCTGCCCTCCTGCTCGCGTGCGCGGCCCCGGCCGCCCACGCATCCACTCGCGCGCCGATGTACGCCGACGCCGGGACGGCCGGGGTCGATGACGGCACGCGCGACGCGACGCTCGCCCGCCTCGACGGCCTCGGCGTGCGGGCGCTGCGCGTGACGCTGGTGTGGGCGGCCGTCGCGCCCGACGCGGGCTCGGCGGTGCGCCCCGCGTTCGACGCCGCCGACCCCGGCGCCTACGACTGGGGCGGCTACGGCCGGCTCATCGACGCCGCCCGCGCACGCGGCTGGCACGTGCTCGTGACGTTCAGCGCGCCGGTGCCGCGCTGGGCCACGGCCGCCCGGGCCGACCAGGTCACGCGCCCGTCCCCGGTGGAGTTCGGCGCCTTCGCGACGGCCGCCGGGCGGCGCTTCGGCGACGCCGTCGACGCCTGGGGCCTGTGGAACGAGCCCAACCACCCGCACTTCCTCATGCCCCAGCTCGTGCACGGCCGACCGGCCTCGCCGGCGCTGTACCGCGCCCTGCACGTCGCCGGCGTGCGCGGCCTGGAGGCGGCGGGCCAGGCCGCCGACGTCATGCTCGCCGGCGAGACCGCGCCGGGCGGCGACCGCCGCCGGTCCGTCCCGCCGCTGCAGTTCCTGCGCGGCGTCCTGTGCACCGGTTGCTCACGCCTGCGCATCGACGGATGGGGGCACCACCCCTACGCCAACCGCAGCGGGCCGTTCTACGTGCCCCCCGACCGCGACAACGTGACGATCGGCGTGCTGCGCCGCCTCGAAGTCGCGCTGGACCGCGCCGGGCGCCGCGGGCTGCGCGTGTGGGTCACGGAGTACGGCGTGCAGAGCACGCCCGACCGCCTCATCGGGGTCCCCCTGGCCCAGCAGGCCGAGTTCGCGTCGCTGTCGGAGCGCCTGCTGCGCGCCGACCCGCGCGTGGCCGCCACCGCCCAGTACCTGCTCGTCGACGACGCCGCGCTCTCGGGCTTCCAGACGGGCCTGCTGACCGCCGCCGGCGTGCCCAAGCCGAGCTACGACGCGTTCCGCCTGCCGCTTTCGGCGCGGCGCTCCGGGCGCACCGTGCTGCTCTGGGGGCTGGTCCGGCCGGCGGACGGCGCGACGTCGGTGCAGGTGCTCGCCCGCGACCGCGGCGCGGCCCACTCGACGGTCGTCGCCAGGCGCCCCACGGACGCCTCGGGCGCCTGGACCGCCCGCCTGCCCGACCGTCCCGGACGGACCTGGCGCGTGCGCTGGACGGCGCCCGACGGGGCCACGTACGCCGGGCCCCCCACCCGCGCGTACGGCTAG
- a CDS encoding CAP domain-containing protein, translating to MRKLLLIAAAGLAASPPTVAVASADSPSACAHADERPGAGGAARARDAVLCVINAERRARDLPALRADLHLRRAAQGYADRLRDHGMLVDTLGSSTPQRRIAAAGYAGGDPAAFAFGETLGRNTGASGAPALRVRSWLMIPDTRRVLLGRRLRDVGIGVHTTATTTTYVVDLGVRRRTVSPRSPSRSRR from the coding sequence GTGCGCAAGCTCCTCCTCATCGCCGCGGCCGGACTGGCCGCCTCGCCGCCCACGGTCGCCGTGGCCTCGGCCGACTCTCCGTCGGCCTGCGCCCACGCCGACGAACGCCCCGGCGCGGGCGGCGCGGCCCGGGCGCGCGACGCGGTCCTCTGCGTCATCAACGCCGAGCGGCGGGCGCGCGACCTCCCGGCGCTGCGCGCCGACCTGCACCTGCGCCGGGCCGCCCAGGGCTACGCCGACCGCCTGCGCGACCACGGCATGCTCGTCGACACGCTGGGCTCCAGCACGCCGCAGCGCCGCATCGCCGCCGCCGGGTACGCCGGCGGCGACCCGGCCGCGTTCGCCTTCGGCGAGACGCTCGGTCGCAACACGGGCGCCTCCGGCGCGCCGGCGCTGCGCGTGCGCTCGTGGCTGATGATCCCCGACACGCGCCGCGTCCTGCTCGGCCGCCGGCTGCGCGACGTGGGCATCGGGGTCCACACGACCGCCACGACGACGACCTACGTGGTCGACCTGGGGGTGCGCCGCCGGACCGTCAGCCCGAGGTCGCCGTCGCGTTCGCGTCGCTGA
- a CDS encoding helix-turn-helix domain-containing protein — MEPRLPSDLADALRPVLPGLAEEIISAIGREVPDYARPLEGPFGRALRVGVERALRRFVEDLVDPSAEDDDAREIYVTLGRGEMRAGRSLDALLSAYRLGARIAWERCVQAGQAAGHDPETLYRLASAIFSYIDRISAESVEGYADEQSTALAERQRRRRALVRLLARDDAGAEEVRDLAQLAVWPRPATVAGLVVRADDGDRLALRLGAEAIAVAEGGVAIAIVPDPDGPGRHGELEAALAGVPAALGPTVGLERAARSVARAQAALGLLEAGLLAAEPGALLVADEHLPALLLHGDGALAADLAARALAPLHEVRDGVRARLGETLRAWLDEPGQVTRVAERLHVHPQTVRYRVAQLRELFGERLDEPEARFELALAVRVSDANATATSG, encoded by the coding sequence ATGGAACCGCGCCTGCCGTCCGATCTCGCCGATGCGCTGCGCCCCGTCCTGCCGGGCCTGGCCGAGGAGATCATCTCCGCCATCGGCCGCGAGGTGCCCGACTACGCCCGTCCGCTGGAGGGACCGTTCGGCCGCGCGCTGCGCGTCGGCGTCGAGCGGGCGCTGCGCCGCTTCGTCGAGGACCTCGTCGACCCGTCGGCCGAGGACGACGACGCGCGCGAGATCTACGTCACGCTGGGCCGCGGCGAGATGCGGGCCGGCCGCTCGCTCGACGCGCTGCTCAGCGCCTACCGCCTGGGCGCCCGCATCGCGTGGGAGCGCTGCGTCCAGGCCGGCCAGGCCGCCGGCCACGATCCCGAGACGCTGTACCGGCTGGCCAGCGCGATCTTCTCCTACATCGACCGCATCTCGGCCGAGTCCGTCGAGGGCTACGCCGACGAGCAGTCCACGGCGCTGGCCGAGCGCCAGCGGCGCCGGCGCGCGCTCGTGCGCCTGCTGGCCCGCGACGACGCGGGCGCCGAGGAGGTCCGCGACCTCGCCCAGCTCGCCGTGTGGCCGCGTCCGGCGACCGTCGCCGGGCTCGTCGTCCGCGCCGACGACGGCGACCGCCTGGCGCTGCGCCTGGGGGCCGAGGCGATCGCGGTGGCCGAGGGGGGCGTGGCGATCGCGATCGTCCCCGATCCCGACGGGCCCGGGCGCCACGGCGAGCTGGAGGCCGCCCTGGCCGGGGTCCCCGCGGCGCTGGGGCCGACGGTCGGCCTCGAGCGCGCCGCGCGGTCGGTCGCGCGCGCCCAGGCGGCGCTGGGGCTGCTGGAGGCCGGGCTGCTGGCCGCCGAGCCCGGCGCGCTGCTGGTCGCCGACGAGCACCTCCCCGCGCTGCTGCTGCACGGCGACGGCGCGCTGGCCGCCGACCTGGCCGCGCGCGCCCTCGCGCCGCTCCACGAGGTCCGCGACGGCGTCCGCGCGCGCCTCGGGGAGACCCTGCGCGCGTGGCTGGACGAGCCGGGCCAGGTCACCCGCGTCGCCGAGCGCCTGCACGTCCACCCGCAGACCGTGCGCTACCGGGTCGCCCAGCTGCGGGAGCTCTTCGGCGAGCGCCTCGACGAGCCCGAGGCGCGCTTCGAGCTGGCGCTCGCGGTCCGCGTCAGCGACGCGAACGCGACGGCGACCTCGGGCTGA
- a CDS encoding acyl-CoA desaturase: MTNAQRTTNLVAVILPFVAFVVAIVLLWNRLVGWHDLVLLVVMYVPTALGITVGFHRLLTHRAFQTSKGVERTFAVLGSMAVQGPVVNWVADHRQHHAHTDEEGDPHSPHAGFAGGGIKGTLRGLFHAHVGWMLTHEGGETRSKYAPDLLEDPGMSWLSRNFHLMVLVSLAIPAIAGYLITGRVTGALTGLLWGGLVRIFLLHHVTWSINSICHFFGSRRFDVEDKSTNVAWLALASMGEAWHHNHHAFPRSAQHGLKPWERAMDPSAMVIAALERLGLVWNVVRITPERQLEKLVPPVGRRQPVA; encoded by the coding sequence ATGACGAACGCCCAGCGCACCACGAACCTCGTCGCCGTCATCCTGCCGTTCGTCGCGTTCGTGGTGGCCATCGTCCTGCTGTGGAACCGCCTCGTCGGGTGGCACGACCTCGTGCTGCTCGTCGTCATGTACGTCCCGACGGCGCTGGGCATCACGGTCGGCTTCCACCGCCTGCTGACCCACCGCGCGTTCCAGACCTCGAAGGGGGTCGAGCGGACGTTCGCCGTGCTGGGCTCGATGGCCGTGCAGGGCCCGGTCGTCAACTGGGTCGCCGACCACCGCCAGCACCACGCCCACACCGACGAGGAGGGCGACCCGCACTCCCCACACGCCGGGTTCGCCGGCGGCGGGATCAAGGGCACGCTGCGCGGGCTGTTCCACGCGCACGTCGGGTGGATGCTGACCCACGAGGGCGGCGAGACGCGCTCCAAGTACGCGCCCGACCTCCTCGAGGACCCCGGCATGAGCTGGCTGAGCCGCAACTTCCACCTCATGGTGCTCGTGTCGCTGGCCATCCCGGCGATCGCGGGCTACCTCATCACGGGGCGCGTGACGGGCGCGCTGACCGGCCTGCTGTGGGGCGGCCTCGTGAGGATCTTCCTGCTGCACCACGTCACGTGGTCGATCAACTCCATCTGCCACTTCTTCGGGTCGCGGCGCTTCGACGTCGAGGACAAGTCGACCAACGTGGCGTGGCTGGCGCTGGCCAGCATGGGCGAGGCCTGGCACCACAACCACCACGCGTTCCCGCGCTCGGCCCAGCACGGCCTCAAGCCGTGGGAGCGCGCGATGGACCCGAGCGCGATGGTCATCGCGGCGCTCGAGCGCCTGGGCCTGGTCTGGAACGTCGTGCGCATCACCCCCGAGCGCCAGCTCGAGAAGCTCGTGCCGCCCGTGGGGCGCCGCCAGCCCGTGGCGTAG
- the lon gene encoding endopeptidase La → MTSLLLIPLDDTVVFPTMDVTLPVDTAGEDRVLLVPRHEGEYASVGTIAKVTQTVRLPGGGRGAMLEGVSRGIAGAAHTDHAGRLRVEVEERVDEVPVDGRTRDIEREYRATVEEILELRGDDGRIASWVRAITEPGALADTSGYAPDLTFEQKLELLATVDVTARLELALTRQRERLAELQVRRRIREDVESGAAKQQREYVLRKQMESIRRELGEDDASVGEDYRAKIEEAGMPEAVREQAERELARLERSGEQSGEAQTIRTYLDWLVSVPWSERSEDQLDPLHTREVLDADHAGLSDVKDRIVEYVAVKKLREERGIAADKRSGAILTLIGPPGTGKTSIGESIARAMGREFVRMSLGGVRDEAEIRGHRRTYIGALPGRLVRALRDAGTMNPVILLDEVDKVGADWRGDPSAALLEVLDPAQNSTFRDHYLDVELDLSEVVFIATANQAETIPGPLLDRMEVIAFDGYTVEEKVAIGRDYLFPRQRERNGLREDEVTAPDGILRTIIAEYTREAGVRQLERELGKVLRKTATRIASATVEAPVELRLEDVRDALGRQKVFHEAAQRTAVPGVATGLSVTGTGGDVLFIEASAAKSSKPGLQLTGQLGDVMKESAQIALTYVRGHAEELGIDPALFEEREFHVHVPAGAIPKDGPSAGITMTTALASLLTGRAVKHTIGMTGEVTLQGRVLPIGGLKQKVLAAHAAGLTDVVIPERNRGDLDDVPADVREAMAFHPVMTVGEVLEQALEPAVAVSSRPA, encoded by the coding sequence ATGACCTCTCTCCTCCTCATCCCCCTCGACGACACCGTCGTCTTCCCCACGATGGACGTCACCCTCCCGGTCGACACCGCCGGCGAGGACCGCGTCCTGCTCGTCCCCCGCCACGAGGGCGAGTACGCCTCCGTCGGCACGATCGCCAAGGTCACCCAGACCGTGCGTCTGCCCGGCGGGGGCCGCGGCGCGATGCTCGAGGGCGTCTCGCGCGGCATCGCCGGCGCCGCCCACACGGACCACGCCGGGCGCCTGCGCGTCGAGGTCGAGGAGCGCGTCGACGAGGTTCCCGTCGACGGGCGCACCCGCGACATCGAGCGCGAGTACCGCGCCACGGTCGAGGAGATCCTCGAGCTGCGCGGCGACGACGGCCGCATCGCCTCCTGGGTCCGCGCGATCACCGAGCCCGGCGCCCTGGCCGACACCTCCGGCTACGCCCCCGACCTGACCTTCGAGCAGAAGCTCGAGCTGCTGGCGACCGTCGACGTCACCGCGCGCCTGGAGCTGGCCCTCACGCGCCAGCGCGAGCGCCTGGCCGAGCTGCAGGTGCGCCGCCGCATCCGCGAGGACGTCGAGTCCGGCGCGGCCAAGCAGCAGCGCGAGTACGTGCTGCGCAAGCAGATGGAGTCCATCCGCCGCGAGCTCGGCGAGGACGACGCGAGCGTCGGCGAGGACTACCGGGCCAAGATCGAGGAGGCCGGCATGCCCGAGGCCGTGCGCGAGCAGGCCGAGCGCGAGCTGGCTCGCCTCGAGCGCTCCGGCGAGCAGTCCGGCGAGGCCCAGACCATCCGCACCTACCTCGACTGGCTCGTCTCCGTTCCGTGGAGCGAGCGCTCCGAGGACCAGCTGGACCCCCTCCACACCCGCGAGGTGCTCGACGCCGACCATGCCGGGCTGTCCGACGTCAAGGACCGCATCGTCGAGTACGTGGCCGTCAAGAAGCTCAGGGAGGAGCGGGGCATCGCGGCGGACAAGCGCTCCGGCGCCATCCTCACGCTCATCGGGCCCCCCGGCACCGGCAAGACCTCGATCGGCGAGTCCATCGCCCGCGCGATGGGCCGGGAGTTCGTCCGCATGTCGCTGGGCGGCGTGCGCGACGAGGCCGAGATCCGCGGCCACCGCCGCACGTACATCGGTGCGCTGCCGGGCCGGCTGGTGCGCGCGCTGCGCGACGCCGGGACGATGAACCCGGTCATCCTGCTCGACGAGGTCGACAAGGTCGGCGCCGACTGGCGCGGCGACCCCAGCGCGGCCCTGCTCGAGGTCCTGGACCCCGCGCAGAACTCCACCTTCCGCGACCACTACCTCGACGTCGAGCTCGACCTCTCCGAGGTCGTGTTCATCGCGACGGCCAACCAGGCCGAGACGATCCCCGGCCCGCTGCTGGACCGCATGGAGGTCATCGCCTTCGACGGCTACACCGTCGAGGAGAAGGTCGCCATCGGCCGCGACTACCTGTTCCCGCGCCAGCGGGAGCGCAACGGGCTGCGCGAGGACGAGGTCACCGCGCCGGACGGCATCCTGCGCACGATCATCGCCGAGTACACGCGTGAGGCCGGCGTCCGCCAGCTCGAGCGCGAGCTCGGCAAGGTCCTGCGCAAGACCGCGACGCGGATCGCCTCGGCGACCGTGGAGGCCCCGGTGGAGCTCCGGCTGGAGGACGTGCGCGACGCGCTCGGCCGCCAGAAGGTGTTCCACGAGGCCGCCCAGCGCACCGCGGTCCCGGGCGTGGCCACCGGCCTCAGCGTCACGGGCACCGGCGGCGACGTGCTGTTCATCGAGGCCAGCGCCGCCAAGAGCTCCAAGCCCGGCCTGCAGCTGACGGGCCAGCTCGGGGACGTCATGAAGGAGTCGGCGCAGATCGCGCTGACCTACGTCCGCGGCCACGCCGAGGAGCTCGGCATCGACCCGGCGCTGTTCGAGGAGCGCGAGTTCCACGTGCACGTTCCGGCCGGCGCCATCCCCAAGGACGGTCCGAGCGCGGGCATCACGATGACGACCGCGCTGGCGTCGCTGCTGACCGGGCGTGCCGTCAAGCACACCATCGGCATGACCGGCGAGGTCACCCTCCAGGGCCGCGTGCTGCCGATCGGCGGGCTCAAGCAGAAGGTGCTGGCCGCCCACGCGGCGGGCCTGACCGACGTGGTCATCCCCGAGCGCAACCGCGGCGACCTCGACGACGTCCCGGCCGACGTCCGCGAGGCCATGGCCTTCCATCCGGTCATGACCGTCGGCGAGGTCCTCGAGCAGGCGCTCGAGCCGGCCGTGGCGGTGAGCTCCCGCCCCGCATAG
- a CDS encoding GAF domain-containing protein: MDPGAPTTAQDPVRLRALPAALGILVVVAVADLIVGTGVVLVPLLVAGPLAMAAGGQQLQTAAAAAVAVALAVALAAHDGVLGQSAGLTAIAAVAAGGALAIVLAGLHERLAGTVRRHDAELEAERAARRRTELLARAGELLESPMDPGTLLQRISALPVPEHADLAIIDLLQPDGTVRGAVTAGTDTELADALAEMRERFPLSLQTDHPVAEALRTGEPRLLKGLSDEQLQGYARSAEHFELVLRASYRSAIVLPLRARGRTWGALSYIRLRDGVPFDEDDLALGLDLARRAAMALDNARLFAELDATEQRLEAIVANLGESVMALEPGGGFLFANAAAARIAGFDSVDDLVAGNLHEVLARWTFLDEHGREVPFEAQPLGAAFAGTQPEPMLLHSVDRRTGRDGWVLSRATPVRDDAGDVAFVVHVTEDVTTVKRQEARERLLSSASKLLGSSLDVAATLDKAAWAAVPELADWSRVDLIDERGDLVQAAVAHRDLDRVELMHEWRRDFPPRREDTRGPWEVLRTGRSILWDRVDPADIQRYAQSDRHAHLMREIDTRSVAVVPLTVGDTVIGTLQLATTSASNRLLGRPELALAEELARRAAIAVENARVHAARTHIATTLQRSLLPPRLPVIPGLAIAARFRAAGGPPTSAATSTTSSRPATAGSCSWAT; encoded by the coding sequence GTGGACCCCGGCGCGCCGACCACTGCTCAGGATCCCGTGCGGCTGCGGGCGCTGCCCGCGGCCCTCGGGATCCTCGTCGTCGTCGCCGTCGCCGACCTCATCGTCGGCACGGGCGTCGTGCTCGTGCCGCTGCTCGTCGCCGGCCCGCTGGCGATGGCCGCCGGCGGCCAGCAGCTGCAGACGGCCGCGGCGGCGGCCGTCGCGGTCGCGCTGGCCGTGGCGCTGGCCGCCCACGACGGGGTGCTCGGGCAGAGCGCGGGGCTGACCGCGATCGCCGCCGTGGCCGCCGGCGGCGCGCTCGCCATCGTGCTGGCCGGCCTGCACGAGCGGTTGGCCGGGACCGTCCGCCGCCACGACGCCGAGCTGGAGGCCGAGCGCGCCGCCCGCCGGCGCACCGAGCTGCTGGCCCGCGCCGGCGAGCTGCTCGAGTCGCCGATGGATCCCGGCACGCTCCTGCAGCGCATCAGCGCGCTGCCCGTGCCCGAGCACGCCGACCTGGCCATCATCGACCTGCTGCAGCCCGACGGCACCGTCCGCGGCGCGGTGACGGCCGGGACCGACACCGAACTGGCCGACGCGCTGGCCGAGATGCGCGAGCGCTTCCCGCTCAGCCTGCAGACCGACCATCCGGTGGCCGAGGCCCTGCGCACCGGCGAGCCACGGCTGCTGAAGGGGCTCAGCGACGAGCAGCTGCAGGGCTACGCCCGCTCGGCGGAGCACTTCGAGCTGGTCCTGCGGGCCAGCTACCGCTCGGCGATCGTGCTGCCGCTGCGGGCACGGGGCCGGACGTGGGGAGCGTTGTCCTACATCCGGCTGCGCGATGGGGTCCCGTTCGACGAGGACGACCTGGCGCTGGGCCTCGACCTCGCCCGCCGCGCGGCGATGGCCCTCGACAACGCCCGGCTGTTCGCCGAGCTCGACGCGACCGAGCAGCGCCTGGAGGCGATCGTCGCCAACCTCGGCGAGTCCGTGATGGCCCTGGAACCCGGCGGCGGCTTCCTGTTCGCCAACGCGGCGGCCGCCCGGATCGCGGGCTTCGACTCGGTCGACGACCTCGTCGCCGGCAACCTGCACGAGGTCCTGGCCCGCTGGACGTTCCTCGACGAGCACGGGCGCGAGGTGCCGTTCGAGGCCCAGCCGCTGGGGGCGGCGTTCGCGGGCACCCAGCCCGAGCCGATGCTGCTGCACTCCGTCGACCGCCGGACCGGGCGCGACGGCTGGGTCCTGAGCCGGGCGACGCCCGTGCGCGACGACGCCGGGGACGTCGCGTTCGTCGTCCACGTGACCGAGGACGTCACGACGGTCAAGCGCCAGGAGGCCCGCGAGCGCCTGCTGTCCAGCGCGAGCAAGCTGCTGGGCTCCTCCCTGGACGTCGCGGCGACGCTCGACAAGGCGGCGTGGGCGGCGGTGCCCGAGCTCGCCGACTGGTCACGCGTGGACCTCATCGACGAGCGCGGCGACCTCGTCCAGGCGGCGGTGGCCCACCGCGATCTCGACCGGGTCGAGCTCATGCACGAGTGGCGCCGGGACTTCCCGCCGCGGCGGGAGGACACGCGCGGGCCGTGGGAGGTGCTGCGCACGGGGCGGTCGATCCTCTGGGACCGCGTCGACCCGGCCGACATCCAGCGCTACGCCCAATCCGACCGTCACGCACACCTCATGCGCGAGATCGACACCCGCTCGGTGGCGGTCGTCCCGCTCACCGTCGGCGACACGGTCATCGGCACGCTGCAGCTCGCGACCACGTCGGCGAGCAACCGGCTGCTCGGCCGGCCCGAGCTCGCGCTCGCGGAGGAGCTCGCGCGCCGGGCGGCGATCGCCGTCGAGAACGCGCGGGTCCACGCGGCGCGCACCCACATCGCCACGACGCTGCAGCGGTCCCTGCTGCCGCCGCGGCTGCCGGTCATCCCGGGCCTGGCGATCGCGGCGCGCTTCCGCGCCGCCGGGGGGCCACCGACGTCGGCGGCGACTTCTACGACCTCTTCGAGGCCCGCGACCGCTGGATCGTGCTCATGGGCGACGTGA
- a CDS encoding PP2C family protein-serine/threonine phosphatase codes for MGDVTGKGPGAAAITSLARYTMRTVAQYEDDPTAMVQRLNATLGADSDRRQICTAVVIGVDPVREDGRVGIDIVCAGHPPPLLVGADGRVRGVGTPGTLLGAFPDGRWTTSGLSLGPGDNLVLYTDGVTDTRGPDGRFGAERLEAVLRELGPADADRIAQGIDDALLDFGEQRDDVALLVLGVSTGSEASVSGWMPS; via the coding sequence ATGGGCGACGTGACCGGCAAGGGCCCAGGTGCGGCGGCGATCACGTCGCTGGCGCGCTACACGATGCGCACGGTGGCCCAGTACGAGGACGATCCGACGGCCATGGTGCAGCGCCTGAACGCGACGCTCGGCGCCGACTCCGACCGCCGCCAGATCTGCACCGCGGTGGTCATCGGGGTCGATCCGGTGCGCGAGGACGGGCGGGTCGGGATCGACATCGTCTGCGCCGGGCACCCGCCGCCGCTGCTGGTCGGCGCCGACGGCCGGGTGCGCGGCGTCGGCACGCCCGGCACGCTGCTCGGGGCGTTCCCCGACGGGCGCTGGACGACGAGCGGCCTGTCGCTCGGCCCCGGGGACAACCTCGTGCTCTACACCGACGGCGTGACCGACACCCGCGGGCCCGACGGCCGCTTCGGCGCCGAGCGCCTGGAGGCCGTGCTGCGCGAGCTCGGCCCCGCGGACGCCGACCGCATCGCCCAGGGCATCGACGACGCGCTGCTCGACTTCGGCGAGCAGCGCGACGACGTCGCGCTGCTGGTGCTCGGCGTCTCCACCGGGTCCGAGGCCTCGGTCTCGGGGTGGATGCCGAGCTGA
- a CDS encoding COX15/CtaA family protein encodes MSRLDRLRARWPVSPRLHAYAAWSALVLFTLIVSSGAAVRLTGSGLGCPEWPRCNGTSVTPTNGHAYIEFSNRLLTTPVSIAAVLCLALALLRRPYRRDFTVLGALLVVGVAVQAVLGGITVMTGLNPVTVMGHFLLSMATLVVAVSLVWRVVRERRALPEVPERDLLLVGLVRAFVAVGSVVVVIGTAVTASGPYAGGEGTGDAAKRLAIFGDDTFKTVIMVHARVALAFGIAAVALWAFARWRGARDLNAPLTAVCLAVALTGAIGTLQYHILNYPAWTVWLHVAAVSVLWLTLVWSLLAAGRGARVAARAPEQAPEPPVAATV; translated from the coding sequence ATGTCCCGTCTGGATCGCCTGCGCGCGCGGTGGCCCGTCTCGCCCCGCCTGCACGCCTACGCCGCCTGGTCGGCGCTCGTGCTGTTCACGCTCATCGTGAGCTCGGGCGCGGCGGTGCGCCTCACGGGCTCGGGTCTGGGCTGTCCGGAGTGGCCCCGCTGCAACGGCACGTCGGTCACGCCGACCAACGGCCACGCCTACATCGAGTTCAGCAACCGGCTGCTCACGACGCCGGTGTCGATCGCCGCGGTGCTGTGCCTGGCCCTGGCGCTGCTGCGCCGGCCCTACCGCCGCGACTTCACCGTGCTGGGCGCGCTGCTGGTCGTGGGCGTCGCGGTCCAGGCCGTGCTCGGCGGCATCACGGTGATGACCGGGCTCAACCCGGTGACGGTCATGGGCCACTTCCTGCTGTCGATGGCGACGCTGGTCGTCGCGGTCAGCCTCGTGTGGCGCGTGGTGCGCGAGCGCCGGGCGCTGCCCGAGGTCCCCGAGCGCGACCTGCTGCTCGTCGGGCTCGTGCGCGCGTTCGTCGCGGTGGGCAGCGTGGTCGTCGTGATCGGCACGGCGGTGACGGCCTCGGGCCCGTACGCGGGCGGCGAGGGCACCGGTGACGCCGCCAAGCGCCTGGCGATCTTCGGCGACGACACGTTCAAGACGGTGATCATGGTCCACGCCCGCGTGGCGCTGGCCTTCGGCATCGCCGCCGTGGCGCTGTGGGCGTTCGCCCGCTGGCGCGGCGCGCGCGATCTCAACGCGCCGCTGACGGCGGTCTGCCTCGCGGTCGCGCTGACGGGGGCGATCGGCACGCTGCAGTACCACATCCTCAACTACCCGGCCTGGACCGTCTGGCTGCACGTGGCCGCCGTGTCGGTGCTGTGGCTGACGCTCGTCTGGTCGCTGCTGGCGGCCGGCCGCGGCGCCCGCGTCGCGGCGCGCGCGCCCGAGCAGGCGCCCGAGCCGCCGGTCGCCGCGACGGTCTGA